From Molothrus aeneus isolate 106 chromosome 18, BPBGC_Maene_1.0, whole genome shotgun sequence, a single genomic window includes:
- the TESC gene encoding calcineurin B homologous protein 3: MGSAHSVPAEMRELADRTGFTSEQIEHLHRRFKQLSQDQLTIRKENFDSIPDLEFNPIRGKIVHAFFDKRNLRQESDGLAEEINFEDFLTIMSYFRPIEMNMDEEQLDRFRKEKLKFLFHMYDSDHDGKITLQEYRNVVEELLSGNPHLEKESARSIADGAMMEAASICVGQMGPDQVYEGITFEDFLKMWQGIDIETKMHVRFLNVDTIAHCY; encoded by the exons ATGGGCTCCGCGCACTCCGTGCCCGCCGAGATGCGGGAGCTGGCGGACAGGACGGGCT TCACCTCTGAGCAGATCGAGCACCTGCACCGGCGCTTCAAGCAGCTGAGCCAGGACCAGCTGACGATCCG CAAGGAGAACTTTGACAGCATCCCCGACCTGGAGTTCAACCCCATCAGAGGGAAAATCGTCCACGCCTTTTTTGACAAGCG GAACCTGCGGCAGGAGTCGGACGGGCTGGCAGAGGAGATCAACTTCGAGGACTTCCTGACCATCATGTCCTACTTCAGACCCATCGAGATGAACATGGATGAGGAGCAGCTCGACCGCTTCCGCAAGGAGAAGCTGAAAt TCCTGTTCCACATGTACGACTCGGACCACGACGGGAAGATCACGCTGCAGGAGTACAGAAAT GtggtggaggagctgctgtcagGGAACCCCCACCTGGAGAAGGAGTCGGCTCGGTCCATCGCCGACGGGGCCATGATGGAGGCAGCCAGCATCTGTGTGGGACAAATG GGCCCGGACCAGGTGTACGAGGGCATCACCTTCGAGGACTTCCTGAAG ATGTGGCAGGGCATCGACATCGAGACCAAGATGCACGTCCGCTTCCTCAACGTGGACACCATCGCCCACTGCTACTga